The proteins below are encoded in one region of Apteryx mantelli isolate bAptMan1 chromosome 25, bAptMan1.hap1, whole genome shotgun sequence:
- the LOC136994173 gene encoding perilipin-3-like: MKECIYLGQDKLEDKLPNLQEPDDKLVSPSITGAEDAAIRVVVLEAAREVVQRVLESDRSVVTSQGMAVDCEAGKITDRSVEAVPGKSDHHFPITDEELADLVVSVEGTEGAAVQQQSDHQGYFIHLSSLPTHLHQKAYQCFLAKVRKIKTVTQETFSKLQEVIELTDCVKQGIGQKLQNGQEKLHQMWLTWNKKQPKENEDATSLELKIVWLEVQILAMSHGITQQLQHTLQTLPANSQGFPSSIQDKMQQVQQELQETHNSLQAAASFQDLSRNILTQKHHLMNTGQECMDELLEYVEHNRPLAWLVGPFTPFSRASVGSQKGTKEKEAAEEERESKAGQEEVARIGIGYTLCL, translated from the exons ATGAAGGAATGTATTTACCTGGGACAGGACAAATTGGAAGACAAGTTGCCAAACCTGCAAGAACCAGATGACAAG CTGGTGTCACCCAGCATCACTGGTGCCGAAGACGCTGCGATCAGAGTGGTGGtgttggaggcagccagggaagttgttcagagagtcctGGAGTCTGATAGGTCCGTGGTGACCAGCCAGGGCATGGCAGTGGATTGCGAAGCAGGCAAGATCACTGACAGAAGTGtggaagctgtgccaggaaaatcggatcaccatttccccatcacagatgaggaactag ctgacctTGTGGTCTCTGTGGAGGGGACTGAAGGGGCAGCTGTCCAGCAGCAGTCAGACCATCAGGGTTATTTCATACATCTGAGTTCCTTGCCCACTCATCTGCATCAAAAAGCCTACCAGTGCTTCTTAGCCAAAGTGAGGAAGATCAAGACGGTCACGCAGGAGACTTTCTCAAAGTTGCAGGAGGTCATTGAGCTG ACTGATTGTGTCAAGCAGGGTATTGGtcagaagcttcaaaatgggcaggagaagctgcaccaGATGTGGCTGACCTGGAACAAGAAGCAGCCAAAAGAGAATGAGGACGCAACTTCCTTGGAGCTGAAGATAGTG TGGCTGGAGGTCCAGATTCTGGCCATGTCTCATGGCATCACCCAGCAACTGCAGCACACTCTGCAGACTCTACCAGCCAACAGCCAAGGCTTCCCATCCAGCATCCAGGACAAGatgcagcaggtacagcaggaattacaggagacccacaactccttgcaggctgctgcttctttccaagacCTGTCCAGGAACATCCTGACCCAGAAACACCATTTAATGAACACAGGCCAGGAGTGCATGGATGAACTGCTGGAGTATGTGGAACATAATAGACCTCTTGCCTGGCTGGTGGGACCTTTCACACCATTTTCTAGAGCCTCTGTAGGAtcacaaaaagggacaaaagagaaggaag cagcagaggaggagagggaaagtaaagcagGACAGGAAGAGGTAGCCAGAATTGGCATTGGCTATACCTTGTGCTTGTAG